ATGTTTGCCGGAAGGAAGGTCTGGCTGGATTGCTCCCGGTCTTTTTTTAAAGGACAGCGGCCAGACTTTGCTATTTGATATATACGACAAAATTCTGATTGCTTTTCCAGTCAACGATCACATCTTTTCTGGTTACGCCCTCCTTGAAGGATATACCGAAAGTGGCTTTGTATCCGGAAGGTGCTCCCAGTTCATACACATCGTAGTATTTCTGGGAACAATATCCGGCGGCAGTGCTGTTATTTTGAAAAAGCAGGCTTCCCAGAGCAAGACAGGTGAGGGTGTAAAGTATGAAGGCAATGGGTTTCATGGTCGTTCCTCCTTAAGATTTTCTGGATGGGTTTTTCTGATTTCCATGTGAAACTTTCAGGATGTATGGAGATTGATGATACGGCCCGGCAGTGTCACAGGGTTGCAATGCTTTCCACGGTGCCTTTTTCTACTTGCATAACCGCGTGTAGGCGCGTGTAGGCGCGTGTAGAGTGCGTAGGCGTGCATAAACGCACATAAATTCAGGGGGCTGCCGTGGCTTGCAGCCCTCATCGGTTTTCCAGACTCCCCAGCACGGCTTCGGCCAGGATGGGCGCTTTGTGGATGCGCCTGCATCCCGCATCCCGCAGGGCGTTGGCAATGGCGGGCAGGGGACCGTTCATGGCCACCTCACCGATGCCCTTCATGCCAAAGGGCCCGCTTTCCTCTTCCTCCACAGGAGGGGCAAGGGAGAGGATGTCCGGTAGATCAAGACTCCCCGGCATGAGATAGGTGGTAAAATCTTTGGTCTTCACAACCCCTTTTTCTGTGATGAAATCCTCGTACAGGGCATAGCCGATGCCCTGGGCCACACCGCCCTGCACCTGCTGATCGAACATGGATGGATTGAGTACGGCCCCGCCGTCGGTGAGGGCGAGATAGTCCTTCACCTGTACCCTGCCGGTGAGGGTATCCACTTCCACCCGTGCAAGGTGGGCACCGTAGCCAAAAATCACATGGGGAAAGCCGATGAAAAAGCCCTTGGACGTATCCGGCACATCCCGGCACACCGGTGCGATGAACTGGCCAAGGCAGACCCTTTCCTCAAGGCTCATGAAGGAAGCGAGCTGTTCCAGAGAAACCGAGCGTCCGGAGGGTTCATGCCGCACCCGTCCCGGTTCCAGCACAAGACCCTCATCATTGTGAAGAAAGAGGATGAGCCCCGCCCGGTTGATGAGGCGGCTTGCCAGCTCTTCGCAGGCGCTGATGAGGGCTTTTCCAAAGGTGTAGGTGGTGCGCCCTGCGGAGGAGGAACCGGAAGGATAGGCGCTGCGGGTATCGGGTTGGCGCACGCGGAGGGCCTCGGCACTCTGGCGGAGGATGTGGCCTGCAATCTGCAAAAAGGCGCTGCTGTTGCCCTGTCCCATGTCCGTTACGGCATTGTGGACAATGAAGTGTCCTTTCACGTCCATCTCGATTTTGGCGATGGCCGCATCCCGCACCCCGCCTCCGTAACCTGCGGCATTGAAGACGGCGGCAAGGCCGGTTCCCCGGATGCAAAAGGGCGGGGCTTCTTTCTGCCATTGCCTGCGGGTTTGCCAAAGGGGATGGTTCCGGATGCCTTCGAGGCAGGCGGCAAGGCTGGTGGAGGATTCCAGCAGCACACCTGCGCCGTTGGTATCTCCCCGGTGAAGGGCATTTCTAAGGCGCAGATCCAGGGGGTCCTGCTCCAGTTTCTCCGCCAGCATGTCCATCATGGACTCAAAGGTAAAACTTACCTGACAGACCCCAAAGGCCCGCATGGCACCGCCCGTGGGTGTATGGGTATGGACGCAGAAGCCTTCGGTGAGGGTGTGGGGAATGCGGTAGGGTCCTGCGGCGTGTTCCATGCCCAGTTCCATGACCTCCGGTCCCAGATGGGCGTAAGCGCCGGTGTCATACCAGAGCCTTGCATGGAGGCTGTGCAGGCTGCCATCGGCCAGCGCTCCCAGACGGTAGTGCATGCGGCAGGCATGGCGCTTGTAGCCTGCCACAAAGCTTTCCTCCCTTTCCCAGAGCATTTTGACGGAACGGCCGGGACAGTGCAGGGCCGCAAGGCCGAGGAGGCATTGCACGGTGGCCCCGTCTTTTCCGCCAAAACCTCCGCCTAAGGAGGGGGCATGGATATGCACCTGCATAAAGGGAATCCCTAAGGCGTGGCTGATTTCAAAGCGATCCCTGAAGGGTGACTGGGTGGAAACCTCCATGCGGAGGGTGCCGTCTTCCAACAGACAGGCCGTACCGGCTTCCGTTTCCAGAAAACCATGGGCCTGCACGGGGGTTTCGAACCAGCCTTCCACCACGGCGGCGCAGGCATCAAAATCCGGCTCCCCCTTTTGAATGGTGGCTTTTGCCAGCATATTGCCCGGTTTGTCTTCGTGCACTAAAGGGGCATTTTCTGCCATGGCCTCATCCAGATCAAAGACACCGGGAGAGGGTTCGGTATGGATGCGGATACATGCCATGGCGCTGCGGATGGCCTCTTTGTTGTCAGCAATGATGAGGGCCAGGGGATCGCCGCAGTAGCGGATGTGATCTTCCACAAGAACGGGCATGTCCTTATGAATGATGCCCTGACGGTTGGAGCCCGGCACGTCCTTTGCCGTGAGAATGGCCACGATACCTGGAATCTGCCGGGCTTCTTCCAGCTCCAGTTCCAGAAGCCGTCCGCAGGGAAGGCCCGAGCGCAGGGCTTGGGCCAGAAGCAGGTTTTCTGGGAAAAGATCCGCCGCATAGGGTTCTCTGCCGCAGGCTTTGGCTCTGGCATCGCCCCTGGGCAGGGGATGGCCGATCGTCATGGGGGAGCGGGATGGGGATTCTGTTGCTGTGCCGGGTATTTGGGTGGGCATGGTTTCTCCGGAAAAAGGGCTGTGTAAGGTTTGGTGGCAGGCTGCTTTTTTTATTCTGCAAAGCATAGGATTTTTGGTGGGGCTTGTCCAGTGGGGAAGCAGGCTTTGGGATGGGGACGAGTGGAACAAATCTGGCCTTGCTAAAAAACGAGAACAAAATGGACCTTGCCGAAGGTATAAAAGCGCATTGCCTTTTACCGGAAAGACCGATAAGAATTGAAGTCTTGGGGAATTGTGTCTCTGTTTTGGAAGAAGGAATATTCCTCGACTTTGCTTTGGAGGTCTCCATGAGAATTGACAGTCTGCTGGTGAAAAATTTCAAGGGTTTTGGTGTGAGAGAGTTTTTTTTTCACCCTGAATTTAACCTGATCGTCGGTATGAACGGCACGGGTAAAACCAGTGTGCTGGATGCTGTGAGTGTGGCGGTGGGCAGCTGGTTTCTCGGAGTCCGCGGGGCTGATACCCGCCATATCCGGCCGGGAGAAGTGCTTCTCCGGCATTTTGAGCATGAGGAGATGGATGAAGAGGGCCATAGGCATTGCACCATGCAGTGGGATCGGGTTTATCCCTGCGAAGTTTTTGCGCAGGGTCATGTGCAGGAGCAGAGTCTTTCCTGGAGCCGCAGCCTGAACGCACCGGGAGGGCGAACCACCTATGGCAGTGCCGCCGGTATCAAAGAACTTGCCGCAGAGGCGGACGAGGCCATCCGTAAAGGGCAGGATATTCTGCTGCCGCTGATTTCCTATTACGGAACCGGCAGACTGTGGCAGGAACCCCGCGAGGCTTTCACGGTGTCTGATCCCATGAAAGTGGCGAACAAGGAGGAACAGTCCCGCCTTGCCGGATACTGGAATAGTGTTGATCCCCGCCTGTCCGTCAGCCAGCTGACCCGCTGGATCGCCCGTCAGTCCTGGATAAGTTACCAGCAGCAAAACAGGATTTCTCCCGTTTTCAGTGCCGTAAAAGAAGCGCTGGTTTCCTGTGTTGAAGATGCCCGGAACCTTGATTTTGACGCAACTCTGGGAGAGGTTGTGGTTGGCTTTCCCGGCGGAACCCAGCCCTTTTCAAACCTGAGTGACGGGCAGCGGTGTATGCTGGCCATGGTGGGAGATATTGCCCACAAGGCTGCCAAACTCAACCCCCAGCTTGGCAGTCGGGTGCTGCGGGAAACGCCGGGAGTTGTGCTTATTGACGAGCTGGATCTGCACTTGCATCCTCGTTGGCAGCGGAGAGTGATTGAAGACCTTCGCAGGACATTCCCCAAAATTCAGTTCATCTGCACGACCCATTCGCCCTTTTTGATTCAGTCCCTTCGGAGTGGGGAAGAGCTTTTGATGCTGGATGGGCAGCCGACCGCAGCCCTTGGGAATCTGTCCCTTGAAGAGATTGCCCGAGGTATCCAGCAGGTCGCAAATCCTCAGGTCAGCCACCGTTATGAAGAGATGAAAGGCGTTGCCAGAAACTACCTGGAAACCCTTGAAGAAGCCGCAAAGGCTCCGAAGGAAGCCCTTGAGGATTTCAGAGTAAAGCTTGCGGAACCCCTTGCGCCCTATGCGGATAACCCGGCGTTTCAGGCTTTTCTGGAAATGAAACGTGCAGCGAAACTGGGAGAATGAGGCATGCGTCCCATACGAAGAGGACATGTCCCGCAAGGGGCTGATGATATGGATTACAAAGATGCAAAACCACATCTGGTTGCCCGTCTGGGGCTGTATTGTAGTTTTTGTGAAAGACGGGTGGTTACGCAGTTGGCTGTTGAGCATATTCAACCCAAGGGCTTGCCGATATACAGCCACCTGATCGGGTGCTGGAGCAATTTTCTGCTGGCTTGTGTCAACTGCAATTCGACCAAAAAAAACAGGGATGTTGATCCGGAAAGTGTGCTGTTGCCGGATCGGGACAATACTTTCTCAGCTTTTCACTACCTGCCCGATGGAACCATTGTTCCATCGGGCCATGCTGTTTCAAGGGGGCTTCAGGCCATAGCGGATAAAACCCTGCATCTTACGGGTTTAGACAAAACGGCTCTGAATACCCCGGATGAAAACGGCAGGCAGGTAGCCCTTGATCGTATGAAACAGCGGATGGAGGCCTGGCTTGCGGCAGAAGAGGCGAAAAATGAATTGCAGCGCAGTCCTGAAAACGGGGAGCTGCAAAGGTATATTGTCAAGCTGGCGGTGCAAACGGGTTTTTTCAGTGTCTGGATGACGGTTTTTATGGATCATTCCGATATGCTTTCACGCTTTATCAGGGCTTTTACGGGAACCTGGGAAAGCGGTTGTTTTGGTGTCGATGGCCTGGCGGTATCGCCTGCTCCCAATCCCGACGGCCTGCCGGGCGGAGGTAAAATATAGCTTGATTACCTGCTTGATTTAGCCTGTTTTTATTCCACTGGCTTCCATTCGGTTTTTCTGGGTTCTGATGGTATCATCTTAAGACAGCCCCTTTCCTCCAACACCTCTTCCAGAGCAGCAGCAAAGCCTTCCATGAGGGGTTTTTCCCTTAAGGTGATGCGGATGTGGTTGGGGTAACGGAAGCCCGTCATGGTGCGCACCATGTAGCCTTTCCGGATCAGTTTGCGGTAGGCCAGCTGGTCGTTGAAGGGCAGGCCCGCAATCAGGTAGTTGCCTTCCCCTGCAATGACAAAAAGCCCCATCCCTTCCAGCCTTGTTTTCAGCCAGTCCTTGGATTCTTTCACCATAAGTTTTGTTTTTGCAATGTGTTCCTTGTCATCAAAGGCGGCCATGGCCGCTTTTTGGGCCGCACTGTTGATGGAATACACAATGCGGGTGCGGCAGATGTCAAAGACCGGGTCTTTCTGGCCGATGAGGTATCCGATGCGCAGACCTGCAAGGCCGTACATCTTGGAAAAGGTTCTGAAGATGAGAAGATTGGGATGATCGTCAAGGAGGATGAGGGCATCCGGGAAAGTTTCATCCTCTGCAAATTCGCAGTAGGCTTCATCCACCACCACCATGGCCCGGCCATCCACGGCCTCCAGAAATTTATGTAAGGTTTCTTTGTCCCAGAAGGTGCCCGTGGGGTTGTTGGGATTGCAGATGAAAAAAATCTTGGTGCGCTCATCCATGAAGGCCAGCATGGCTTCCGGGTCAAAGCCGTGATCCTTCATGGGGGTAAGCCTTGCTTCCACACCGGAAAATTCCGCTACCCATTCATACACGGCAAAGGTTTTGTCTGCGGTGATGATGTTATCGCCTGCCTCGCAGTAGGCGGAAATGACAAACTGGATGATCTCGTTGGCTCCGTTGCCGCAGAGGATCTGATCCGGAGAAATGCCCAGTTTTTCGGCCATATGGCAGCGCAGGTCAAAGGCATCGCCGCTGGGGTAAATGGCCATGTCCTTTGGATCGAGGGATTGTATGGCTTCCATGGCCGAAGGGGGCGGGCCGAAGGGGTTTTCGTTGTTGTTGAGGCGATGGAGAACGGGAATGCCGTAGGCCGCCATGAGATAGTGGTCGGGTCTTGAGGGGATATAGGGATCAATCTCCCGTATGAATTCAGGTACCAGCATGGAAGGATGCTTTTTCATGCGCATTCTCCTTTCTGCCCCATCCGGGCTTCGAGAATGAGCAGATCCCCGAGGCTCCCGCCTCCGGGAAGAAGCAGGGTGGGAGAAAAGCCTTTTTGGGAGAGAAGGGGCAGAAGGGAGGCTTCTTCTGTTTTTGCAAGGTCAAGATACATTTCGCATAAATTTATTCCTTCTTCCTGAAACCAGCACAGATGGGCCTCAAGGTTGGCTTCCATGTCTTCTCCTGCCAAAAGAGGGCGCATGCGGCATTTTTTTTCTTTTCTGTTGAGGGAGCTTGAAAAGACGCCGGGGCCTTTGGCTTCACAAAGGTTAGATTCTATGAGGATTTTTTTTCTGGGAAGATCCTGTCGGGTGACGGCGGTGTCAATGAAGGCGGCGATGTCGGCTGTATAATGAAGAAGGCCGCCCGCATCATCGCAAAGGGGAAAATGCCAGGCTGCCTTTTTGTCGGATCGGGCATGGCCTCCTGCGGGGATGTAAAATTTTTCGGGAAAGCAGTCTTCGTCAAAAATCCTTGTCAGCACGCCGGAAAAGGGTTTGCGTCCCACCCGCTCCAGGCAGTGGCAGGCCAGATCCTCAGCCATGCGGAGTCTGTCTTTGTCCGTGAACACAAAGGGACCATAGCCCCGGAGGAGTCGTCCTTCTTCGGGAATGCAGAAGGCGGCCCCTGCCACTTCACCGGATTCCGTTTCCGCCAGAGCACCGAAAAGCTTGCCCTCTGCCGTAAGGGCGGCAAGCCTTGCCGGATGAAAGGTTTTTGTATCAGGGCTGATGCCTTTGATGTGGTGAAAAAGCCGCTGCCCGCAGGCCGCCATGGTTTCCGGTGTGGGCCGGATGAGGCGGTAGAAGCGGTGGGTTGCAAGGGGAGGCGGAAGGGGAACGGGCTGGTCAAAGACTTTTTCCACGGAAAAGGTCAGGTGCAGGCGGCGGCTCTGGTCTTTTTCTAAAGAGAAAAAGTCCACCCAACGGCTGGCCAGCGCCAGACCCAGACCGGAGGCATCTTTTTCAAGATCCGGTCGCCAGGCGAGGTTGAAGGCGGAAAGGTCCATTTCCACAGGAGGGCAGGTCAGTGTCAGGGTGATGCGGTCGGCCCTTTCCTGCACCTGTATGGAAAGGGGTGTGTTTTCCGGCAGGGCCGTTGTCACTTCTTCGGCGGCCAGCTGAATTTTGTGGCATACGGCGGGCATGAGCATAAGATCTGAACATCGTTGCTCAATAAAGGCCATCAGCTCAGGGAGGGCCAGGGTGCCTGTATTAATGTGAAGCAGGGGCAGGGTTTTGTTCATGGAGACTCCCGAGAATGCCTGTGTTCAGTCAATACAGCGGTACTTTGACAGGAGATGTTTTTGTGAGAAGTTTTTTTGTAATGAAAACTGATTTTATGTATCTTAAAAAAGAGGATGCTTCAAGGGAACTGTTTCGCAGCACCTGTTTCCCCCTTATCTGCTGGCACCATGGATGCTGGCAAGCACCCGACCAGCAGACTGTGGCTGAGTCAGGGGAGCAATCAGCATCAATCCCTTCAGGACATGAAAACGGAGATGGAAAATGGATCATATTATTGAGGAAGTAAAGGATCTGTATCAGATTGTTGCCCTGAAACCCTTCAGGAAAACTCCCGGAGTCACCTTTGATATTCTGCCCAATTCCGCCATGCCGGATATCCATTCCATGGACAGGGTTATGCACAGGGGAGGTGCCGTATCTCCGGGGCCCATAGGGGATGTGGAAAGGCCCTGGTACATGCACCCTCATCAGGCGGACAATCTCATGGTGTTTTATGGAGAAAGAACCGTGGATATCTATTCCGTGGCCCACGGAAAGGTGGAAACCTTTGTGGTGACTCCGGACAGAATTGAAAAAAACGGAGAAGTGATCCATAAAGGGGGAGGGATGCTGGTCTGGCCTGTGAATGTTTTCCACAGAATCCGCAGCGGAGAAGAGGGGTCCGCATCCCTGAACCTTGCCGTACATTATGAAGGCTTTGATGTTCGTAGCAATTTCAATATCTATGATTTGAATACCCAGACAGGGGAATATCGTGTGATCCGGGAAGGGTTTAAGGATCAGAGTGTCTGATTTTTAAAGTTCAGAGTCAAGCTTCCCCTTTAGGCAGTGATGGAGGACTGCTACCACATCTGCTGTAAAGGGGAAGAGGCTCTGGTTTGAGGATTTTTTTCTCCAGACCTTTATCCTGTATACGGAAAAAAAATTCCTTAAGTCCCAATAAGGAAAAGGCAATGGTTGCAATATGTCATTTCTGTATTTTCAAGCCGGGATGCATGTTCTGAAAATGCAGAATGTAAAGTCCCATGGATTTTTTAGATTTACAATTTAAGGCAGGTTGTATAATGTTTAGTAATAGTTGCCTCCAATAAGTCCCGCCATTTTATTTTTTAAAAAAAGCATTTCTTTGTTTCAAGGTGCATTCAATCCCGGAAGTAGCCGTATTTTTTTCTGTAAATCATGGTTTTACTTTTTTCTGCAGACTGGAAAACCCTCCTTCTTTTTTGCGTCAGATTCTGAGTCCATAAATCGGATTTATCTGGCGCATATCTGCCCTGCCACCCCAAATGAAAGGACTTGCCATGCAGACACTCCGTTTTATCACAGTATTTTTTCTTCTTATCTCCACAGCGGCATGGGCTAAAACCCCTGTCACTGTCTATGGGGATCACAACTATCCTCCCTATGCCTATCTTGAGGGCAAGGAGGCAAAGGGCATCTACACTGAAATCCTCAAAAAAGCCTTTTCCAGGATGCCCGATTATGCCGTCAGTATTGAACTGGTACCCTGGGCAAGGGGGCTGAACTTTATTGAAACCGGAGAGGGTCTTGCCATTTTTCCCCCCTATCACCATCCCACAAACAGACCCTGGATGAAGCCCTATTCTGTACCCATTCTTGATGAAAGCGTAGTAGTCTTCTGCACCGAAGACAGTCTGCCCAAATCCGGAAACCGCTGGCCCGAAGATTATTATGGCCTGACCATTGGTCTGAACCTTGGCTTCAAGCTGGGGGGAGACAAGTTCTGGAAGGCCGTGGAGGAAAGAAAAATCCGGGTTGAAGAGGCCACTGGCAGCCGTCCCAATATCCTGAAGCTTGGTGCAAACCGAATTGACTGCTACATGAACGACCGCCTTTCCGTGCTCTTTGAGCTGGACAGGCTGAAAAAAAGCGGTGAATACAAGGGGAAAGATTTTGTAGAAGGTGCCCTTGTTGCTTCCGAACAGGGTTACCTCGGCTTCACGGACACGGATAAGGGAAAATTTCCCTTCAAAGATGATTTTGTGAAAAAGTTCAATGCTGAAATCTTAAAAATGCAGGCTTCCGGAGAACTTCAGAAGATAATTGACAGCCATATCAGCAGGTAAAAGCACGATTAGCTTATCCTGCGGGGGAATGAGTCTTTGGTATGCCCCTCCGTTCATTCCCCCCTCTTATGGCCTTTAATAACAGTGGGCATCCTTTGCGGGTGGACCCGGGCAGGCGTAAAATCTGCTTATGCAATTTCCCTGATTTAAGTTTCGCATGGCTTAAAGATCGTGCTGGTCATAAAATCCAATTGCTTTGAGTGTTTATAAAAAAAGAATCAGCCGGAATACTGCGTGGGTTCTGCCTGTAAAACCGTTGTACAGAGGCAGTCAGAAGATTTTGCCGGATTAGAGAAAAAATTATCTCCAGCCTGCGGCTTTGAAAAAAGGTATCCCTGCCCCAGGGGGCAGCCAAAGCCCTTCAAAACATCCAGCTGTTTTTGGGTTTCAATGCCTTCGGCCACCACGGAAAAGCCCATACGGGATGAAAGTTCCATAACGCTGCGGACAATCTCCATGCATTCGGGCCTGTCCGGAAGCCCTGCCACAAAACTTCTGTCTATCTTGATCTGGTTCAGGGTGAATTTCCTCAGACAGGCCAGATTGGCATAACCTGTGCCAAAGTCATCAATGGCAATGCCAATGCCCATATCCCGAAGACGGTTCAGGCTGTTCGTTGCCGTTTCTGATTGGGAAAACAGAAGACTTTCCGTGATTTCAATGTGAAGCCTTGCAGCTTCAAAGCCGCTTTCCTTAAGGCTCTCTGCCACCATGTCCGCAAAGCCTATTTCCTCAAACTGGCGTGCCGAGACATTGACGGCAAGGTAGGGTTGATTTTCCATGCAGGGCCATGCCGCGGCTGTGTTCAGGGCCTTTTCCAGTACCTGCTGGCCCAGGGGAACGATCAGTCCGGTTTCTTCGGCAAGGGGAATGAAGTCTGCGGGGGAAACCATGGAACCATCGGCCTGCTGCCAGCGGACAAGGGCCTCAAAACCTGCGGTTTTACCGGTTTCAAGGTCAACTATGGGCTGAAACCACACGGGAAAGGCTTTTTGGCTGAGGGCTTCCCTCAGTGCCGCCTCCATTTCCATTGCATCCACGGCTTTGTGGTGAAAATCCTTGTGAAAAATTTCAAAACGCCCCTTGCCGCAGGCCTTGGCCCTGTACATGGCAAGGTCTGCATCCCGCATCACGGATTCCGATGTTTCGTAGCTGTTCAGGGGATATACCATGCCGACACTGGCACCGATGTGAACGGTTTTTCCATCCACGTCAAAGGCGCTGGCAGCGGTATCCAGTATGCGTCGGCTGATTTCCTCCACATCCTGTAAGGTGCTGACGGATGTGACGAGCAGGGCGAATTCATCACCGCCCATGCGGGCCACCAGATCCCATGGACGAATATTCTCCCTGAAACGTCTGGCCACCTCGCAGAGAAGGCGATCCCCTGCGGAATGCCCCAGCGTATCGTTGACGGCCTTGAAGCGATCCAGATCCACAAAAAGAATGGCACTCCGGTTTTTCTGCTCCTGATTCTGAAGAAGGCTGTCAAGGTGCCGGGCAAAAAGCCTGCGGTTGGCAAGATTCGTCAGGGCATCATGGGACGCCTGATGGCGAAGGTCTTCTTCCAGACGTTTTCTCCGGGATATGTCTTCCAGCACAAGGAAGATGTCCCGGTTTTCAGGGGATGTATGTACAGGATAACCCACCATGGCCACGGGAACGGGGTGGCCATTGGCGTGGCGGGTACGGATTTCACAGTGGACGGTCTCTCCTGTGCTGATGCGGGAAAGAAACTCTTTGTGCTCTTCGGGTTTTTCCGTTTCAAGGCAGGAGATGGGTTTTCCCGTAAGGCTTTCTGCGGCATAGCCGAGAATGCGCTCCACACCGGGATTGGCCTCCATGACTTCCCCTTCATTGTTCACAAGAAAAATGGCCTGGGGAGCATGGGCGAAAAGCTGGCGAAAATAGCTTTCCTGACGGATGCGGTTTCTGTTTTCCTCGTGAAGGGCCAGAGCCATGGTTTCACAGCGGGTTTTGTGCCGGGAGATGATGTGATCCTGATAGCGTTTCAATGCCACATGGTTGTCCACCCGTCTGCGGGTGATGGCCGGGGCAATGGGCTTGCGGATATAATCCACGGCTCCGATGGAAAGCCCTTCGGCTTCATCGCTCTCATCGGTTTTTGCAGTTACAAAGATTACGGGTATGTGCCGGGTATCTTCATTCTTTTTAAGTTCCCTGCACACGGTGAAGCCATCCATTCCGGGCATCATTACATCAAGGAGAATGAGATCGGGTTTGAAAGGTGCGCTGTGGATCAGTTCAAGGGCCTGATTACCGCTGGTGGCAACCTGTATGGCGTAGCTGTCCATGAGCAGATTGCCCAGAATATCGATGTTGGCAGGTGTGTCGTCCACGATGAGAAGACGGGCCTGCTCCATGGGTTCGGATGTCATGGCTGTACTCCCTGATGGTTTTCCTGAAATGCTGCGCTGAGGCCATTTTGAATCTGTTGCAGAATGTTTCGGGCATTCTGGAAATCATAGCGTTCCGCCGCATCCATGAGTTTTCTGAAATCTCTGGCCCTGCCGCATCCGGACAGAAGATTTT
Above is a genomic segment from Desulfobotulus mexicanus containing:
- a CDS encoding xanthine dehydrogenase family protein molybdopterin-binding subunit, whose translation is MPTQIPGTATESPSRSPMTIGHPLPRGDARAKACGREPYAADLFPENLLLAQALRSGLPCGRLLELELEEARQIPGIVAILTAKDVPGSNRQGIIHKDMPVLVEDHIRYCGDPLALIIADNKEAIRSAMACIRIHTEPSPGVFDLDEAMAENAPLVHEDKPGNMLAKATIQKGEPDFDACAAVVEGWFETPVQAHGFLETEAGTACLLEDGTLRMEVSTQSPFRDRFEISHALGIPFMQVHIHAPSLGGGFGGKDGATVQCLLGLAALHCPGRSVKMLWEREESFVAGYKRHACRMHYRLGALADGSLHSLHARLWYDTGAYAHLGPEVMELGMEHAAGPYRIPHTLTEGFCVHTHTPTGGAMRAFGVCQVSFTFESMMDMLAEKLEQDPLDLRLRNALHRGDTNGAGVLLESSTSLAACLEGIRNHPLWQTRRQWQKEAPPFCIRGTGLAAVFNAAGYGGGVRDAAIAKIEMDVKGHFIVHNAVTDMGQGNSSAFLQIAGHILRQSAEALRVRQPDTRSAYPSGSSSAGRTTYTFGKALISACEELASRLINRAGLILFLHNDEGLVLEPGRVRHEPSGRSVSLEQLASFMSLEERVCLGQFIAPVCRDVPDTSKGFFIGFPHVIFGYGAHLARVEVDTLTGRVQVKDYLALTDGGAVLNPSMFDQQVQGGVAQGIGYALYEDFITEKGVVKTKDFTTYLMPGSLDLPDILSLAPPVEEEESGPFGMKGIGEVAMNGPLPAIANALRDAGCRRIHKAPILAEAVLGSLENR
- a CDS encoding AAA family ATPase; this encodes MRIDSLLVKNFKGFGVREFFFHPEFNLIVGMNGTGKTSVLDAVSVAVGSWFLGVRGADTRHIRPGEVLLRHFEHEEMDEEGHRHCTMQWDRVYPCEVFAQGHVQEQSLSWSRSLNAPGGRTTYGSAAGIKELAAEADEAIRKGQDILLPLISYYGTGRLWQEPREAFTVSDPMKVANKEEQSRLAGYWNSVDPRLSVSQLTRWIARQSWISYQQQNRISPVFSAVKEALVSCVEDARNLDFDATLGEVVVGFPGGTQPFSNLSDGQRCMLAMVGDIAHKAAKLNPQLGSRVLRETPGVVLIDELDLHLHPRWQRRVIEDLRRTFPKIQFICTTHSPFLIQSLRSGEELLMLDGQPTAALGNLSLEEIARGIQQVANPQVSHRYEEMKGVARNYLETLEEAAKAPKEALEDFRVKLAEPLAPYADNPAFQAFLEMKRAAKLGE
- the hisC gene encoding histidinol-phosphate transaminase, whose translation is MKKHPSMLVPEFIREIDPYIPSRPDHYLMAAYGIPVLHRLNNNENPFGPPPSAMEAIQSLDPKDMAIYPSGDAFDLRCHMAEKLGISPDQILCGNGANEIIQFVISAYCEAGDNIITADKTFAVYEWVAEFSGVEARLTPMKDHGFDPEAMLAFMDERTKIFFICNPNNPTGTFWDKETLHKFLEAVDGRAMVVVDEAYCEFAEDETFPDALILLDDHPNLLIFRTFSKMYGLAGLRIGYLIGQKDPVFDICRTRIVYSINSAAQKAAMAAFDDKEHIAKTKLMVKESKDWLKTRLEGMGLFVIAGEGNYLIAGLPFNDQLAYRKLIRKGYMVRTMTGFRYPNHIRITLREKPLMEGFAAALEEVLEERGCLKMIPSEPRKTEWKPVE
- a CDS encoding substrate-binding periplasmic protein; the encoded protein is MQTLRFITVFFLLISTAAWAKTPVTVYGDHNYPPYAYLEGKEAKGIYTEILKKAFSRMPDYAVSIELVPWARGLNFIETGEGLAIFPPYHHPTNRPWMKPYSVPILDESVVVFCTEDSLPKSGNRWPEDYYGLTIGLNLGFKLGGDKFWKAVEERKIRVEEATGSRPNILKLGANRIDCYMNDRLSVLFELDRLKKSGEYKGKDFVEGALVASEQGYLGFTDTDKGKFPFKDDFVKKFNAEILKMQASGELQKIIDSHISR
- a CDS encoding two-component system response regulator — translated: MTSEPMEQARLLIVDDTPANIDILGNLLMDSYAIQVATSGNQALELIHSAPFKPDLILLDVMMPGMDGFTVCRELKKNEDTRHIPVIFVTAKTDESDEAEGLSIGAVDYIRKPIAPAITRRRVDNHVALKRYQDHIISRHKTRCETMALALHEENRNRIRQESYFRQLFAHAPQAIFLVNNEGEVMEANPGVERILGYAAESLTGKPISCLETEKPEEHKEFLSRISTGETVHCEIRTRHANGHPVPVAMVGYPVHTSPENRDIFLVLEDISRRKRLEEDLRHQASHDALTNLANRRLFARHLDSLLQNQEQKNRSAILFVDLDRFKAVNDTLGHSAGDRLLCEVARRFRENIRPWDLVARMGGDEFALLVTSVSTLQDVEEISRRILDTAASAFDVDGKTVHIGASVGMVYPLNSYETSESVMRDADLAMYRAKACGKGRFEIFHKDFHHKAVDAMEMEAALREALSQKAFPVWFQPIVDLETGKTAGFEALVRWQQADGSMVSPADFIPLAEETGLIVPLGQQVLEKALNTAAAWPCMENQPYLAVNVSARQFEEIGFADMVAESLKESGFEAARLHIEITESLLFSQSETATNSLNRLRDMGIGIAIDDFGTGYANLACLRKFTLNQIKIDRSFVAGLPDRPECMEIVRSVMELSSRMGFSVVAEGIETQKQLDVLKGFGCPLGQGYLFSKPQAGDNFFSNPAKSSDCLCTTVLQAEPTQYSG